From bacterium, one genomic window encodes:
- a CDS encoding DUF3047 domain-containing protein, with amino-acid sequence MMQFMKIFLAVVLPVTLLIAGSHDDAVSRIETYTTSGAENTIVIEDFSTSTTGQFPKGWGWLDGTRVKKIGEAKAGEVPYTVLEEGGNKYLHADDTGQAITIVSDKKWNVKKYPCLSWRWRVKQFPTGANEKTGGKKDSPASIYITYYVNFLGIPKSVKYIWSNELDPCDIFRNEGTGKATQIVIESGMSKKGVWITETINIYDLYKKAFGEKPPDEIAGIAIRTDADHTDSRAIADYDDIVALSDCDGKCK; translated from the coding sequence ATGATGCAATTTATGAAAATATTTTTAGCCGTCGTTTTACCGGTGACACTATTAATCGCAGGTTCACACGATGATGCCGTATCGAGAATCGAAACCTACACAACTTCCGGCGCCGAAAATACGATCGTGATAGAAGATTTCTCGACATCAACAACGGGTCAATTTCCCAAAGGCTGGGGATGGCTGGATGGAACCCGCGTGAAAAAGATCGGCGAAGCAAAGGCAGGAGAAGTTCCCTACACGGTTCTGGAAGAAGGTGGAAATAAATACCTTCACGCCGATGATACCGGACAAGCCATTACTATCGTCAGCGACAAGAAATGGAACGTGAAGAAATATCCCTGTCTCAGCTGGCGCTGGAGAGTAAAACAATTTCCAACCGGAGCAAATGAAAAAACCGGCGGTAAAAAGGACAGTCCGGCGAGCATTTATATTACATATTACGTCAATTTTTTGGGTATACCAAAAAGCGTTAAATATATCTGGAGTAACGAACTTGATCCCTGTGATATTTTCAGGAATGAAGGAACGGGCAAAGCCACTCAAATAGTTATTGAATCCGGCATGTCTAAAAAAGGCGTGTGGATTACAGAGACGATCAACATTTATGATTTATATAAAAAGGCCTTTGGCGAAAAACCACCGGATGAAATTGCGGGCATTGCGATTCGAACCGATGCAGATCATACTGATAGCCGCGCCATTGCAGATTACGACGATATCGTAGCGTTATCGGATTGTGACGGAAAATGTAAGTGA